gaaacacttgggccaactttctccacaaagtctgatagcagggccttatttccagtcatatgtcctgaacatccagtgtccagaactagaatatttttcctgttgccctgcaatcagaaagaccactaattattagttttaaggacccagacttgcttggatcctttggccttattaagtttgttaacatttgcaacagatttagcatcagagtttatgttaacatttttcttatcagaatttacattatcagactttgaatcagaatttacactagaaggaacaatggaaactttcttcaaagaaggttttatttgataataatcatagtacaaactatgatattccttacaagtataaatggaatgccataaactaccataatgaaaacaaggattttgtggtttgtatctaactgactgactcttaactcctgattttgaaggtaaggagttaatattcttatttttcctacaaaaagaagccagatggttagaacttccacagttatgacatgttttcctaggagcatcaggaacaggtttataatcattgcttttattcacaccttcctttccattcctatttttcctaggtgattttaccttgtttgcattcttgacatctttcagcttatggttaagctgcttctttgtcattaagcctatgtttacttcagctgtcttttcctgttttagtttgtcagaagttaattcctctttaacttctaatttctcattatcagactttacagttacaaacttaacaggttttagctttggcttttgcttaacaacaggcttaatttcttcagttcctttatcattcttattctctccataacctaagccctctttccaattttcactacttagcaaattttgagttgttctgccagagttagtccaagtcctgattatctctctttccttttctaactcagtttttagagattcattcatttttagcacttcatccctaacataaaaagcatcatctctatccttctgagtttgatggaatataactaactctttttctaagaaatcatttcttttcttaaaagcaagattttcagaagttaatctttcacatgttaaggtttgatctctataactaacaaacatggttttaagatatcttctcaactcattaatatcatcagtatgaaaagcataagtagtctgaggtacctttgtttcagcagcttcagaactgctctcagcactttctttatcagcatttgccatcaatgcatagttctcctcactttcagagtctgaagtgtctgtccaacttttctgctttgtgacaagagccttgcctctgtcaccctttaccttcttgcagtcaggagatatgtggcctttctcaccacagttatagcatttaacattggtgtaatctcctctgtcagactttcctcctctgcctttagatcttctgaaattcttcttatcagaacttatgctttttctggaaaacttctttcccttcctgaactttctgtatgcaatcttggtgattcctttcaccataagagcacacagcttcatcatctcctcatcagcatcggtctcaggcaagctttcagaatctgagtcatcatcactctcagaacttgatgactcagtatcagactttatgaaaagagctttacccttgtctttctttgaggaagctgccttgaggaattcttcttcagccttaagagcgactgtccttgactttcctcctttcctcttgcttctttgttccatctccagctcatgagtcttgagcattccatagatttcgtcaagagttgtttcatcaagattgtagttgtctcttattgtcgttgccttcaaatcccagcattcaggaagagctaacaggaacttaaggtttgaatcttcaagatcatactctttatcaaccaatgacaaatcattcaaaagtttgacaaatctatcatataaatcattcaatgactcattagtctttgagtcaaagtgttcatactcttgagtgagtattgtcttcctgttcttcttaattgtgtcagttccctgacaccttgtttccagagcatcccatatctccttagcagtcttgcagttgattaccctgtttgacattacattatcaatggcactatgcagtaagtgtcgtaccttagcatccttagcaattgatgctatgtcttcagcagtataatcactcttctcctttggtacggtcattgctgcttcacctgcaactgcaacagcgagtttggttggtttgtgaggaccttccttgattctatccaggtattctggatctgttgcttccaggaacatggtcatccttaccttccatatgggatattcagatggtctcagtatggggactctgatggtctcataccgactctgaattagtgtctttggtggttcctcagttgtggtaggcttagttggagtttctgtgtccgacatgattgtgtttggatctttaactgtatgtaagttaacagataggctctgataccaattgttaggtcacacgcacacacactgtagagggggtgaatacagtgtatagtacactcaaatcgaactttaagatcttaagtaacagaaaacaaactttattgaaacaataaactctgttacagtatggaactgttacctctcagtgatgaacaaatatcacgagagctgctagggttataaagaataataacttcgataatgataacacttatagtgtaaaccctatgcctgtgtttatatactatacagttacaagataatcgctaattgatatggaatataattctgcttcctaaaatatatcaatcatatatcttttcttccaagtattccattcttcacggaattccttcttcatgcatatctcttcttatgtttatctcgatcttctttcctttaatcagctattgtccttatctgattgtccttcagcacttaagttctgatatctatcttctgatgattatctcctgataatataagtactgatatccttaagtcctgacttccagtataagtactgatcaacagttaagtactgatttatcctgttcacgtaagatctgaaagctaaacatctTTAAAGTCTCATCGATGGCTCCCCTCACTCCTGATGCTTCGATGTTGAATCTTTTAAAATAGGTTTGCAAGATCTTCCCTTCTCTTTATCTCACATTAGCCAGAACAGTCACCGGTGGGGTGTATTTCATGGCGGATTGAAATTGAGTTAATAACATCACTTTCATCTACTCCCATGATGCAATTACTTTCGGTGCAAACTTTTGAAACCAATGTTGAGCAATATCTCTGAAAGTCGACACCAATAGCTTGCATCTCGCTAAATCTTGCACTCAGTATACGTCCATCTCAATATTAAACCTTCCCAAGAACTCTACCGGATCAGAATATTTATTAAAGCGCAATTTATATATGGCACTCTTATATCCTACATGTAAGGGTGTTTCCCTGACTGCTGAAGTAAATTGCGACATAGTTTGTGCATATACCATGGCCTTCCCACCATCCAAGTATGACAATAGCTTTCTCAAGTCATCCACGTTGACATTTCCTATTCCAGGAATATTCTAAATATTTGGTTGTGGAAAGAAAACATGTATTGCTATCGGCTGAGTTTGGGGCTGCACAATAACTTGTGGTTGTGGCGGCATGATGACTTGTGGTTGCGTTGGTGCAACATCTGGCGGTTGTGGAGGTACCACTATTTGCGATTGTGGTCGTGCATAATTTTGAACATAGATCCTTTAACTATTTTCTGACCCATAATGTTCCTTTTGTGGCCCCAAATCTCGATCAACTGACCACGTGAGATTCTTtcactgtaatatccgggatatattgtataattattttaatcaattaataaatattatttatttattctgtgaatattttgtgaattatttgttaagtggtgtatgtgtttggatatttaaatatgataaaatttgaatattttaattttatatgtccaaaataaagtatagataattgtcatattttttctattaatttttatgttgttatatgattttataaaagatctatggatttaataaattatttttcctagtatttataaactattttttataatcaagaaccaaccgacttcaaccgtttttacgtttttacaacccgaaagtctcgggaaaactccttcctaacccaattgcaatattctgagcattttccatgtattgactttttcgatccggagtacgatTTTCACCGTGCGtgtcccgacgcaaaattttcgatataatattcgtttcggtaaatcgataaatCCGTACTTTCGAGAAACGGGACTTTTTTTTGGTAAGCCGATATATTATAAAGAAAGAAGGAGAATTTACAGGATGCTCTAAAAGGGCTTAGAGAAATCTATCTATAGACAATCTAAGACCTAGTTTGAAGATAGAAAGCAAAAAAGGCCTAAACAAACTAAACAAAGTAAACTGTACACCCTTGTTTCATAAACCAAACTGTACCTCGGAGTCTGGCATTAAGGTCATGAAGAATGCCAGCAAGTAAATGGGATGGTCGAGAAATGCCTTTGCCATGAGCTCTGGAGTTACGTTCTCTCCAAATGTGATAGCAGAGAATTTGGAGAGATAGCAGAGCCACCAACCTGTGCCTGACATTATGAATATGTCCCCAAGCTTGTAAGAGATCCTTCGAGGAAGCATAATGCACATGAAGTTGGAAACGATCCCCAAGCTGTCTGAGAATAAAAGAAGTGTATGTGCATGTCATGAATAAATGGTCACTAGATTCCAGGCCTCCTATACACCGATAACAGTGAGTATCTATTTGCAGACCAAAGTTTGCCAGCCGCAGCAGAGTTGGTAGTCGTCCCCGGCATAACAACCACTCAAGGTGAGCAAATCTGTTGAACGTAACCTTATGTCAGACGAACTTGTACCATGTTACTGCTGAATTCCTGAAGCGGATTGAATCCCAGATATGCCTAGTCTTAATCTTGCAGAGATCGAACTCCCCCCACTGGATTTTATCTTCCTTCTCAAGGTCGAAAGCAGGTCTGTCAAAAGTTTGGAGCCAATGTCTAAGACGAGGATCAATGTGATGGATCCTCTGGTTGATTTCTAGAATGCACCAAGCTCCAGTGCTAATCAAATGTTCAACAGAAGTGTGGGCTGCTAGCTTTAACTGGGAAATAGCTAGGTCCTTCTTTGAGGTTACCAAACAAGTATTATTCCACCACGGAGCAAACCAAAAGGAAAAGGCCTTGCCATTACCCATCTTGAAAATCAAGTGCTGTCTTGCAATATCCCGTAGCTTGAGGACTTTGCACCAGATCCAAGAACAGTCTGTTGGAATTTTCATAGTCCAAAAGATTTTGTTATGGAACGCTGTTTTGAGAATCCATTGAACCCATAGAGATTTATGCTTAAAGACAATTCTGCATAAGAGCAGCAGAATTTGAGCTCGATTCCAGTCAACTGCGTTTTTTAATCCCAGGCCTCCTACCTCTTTAGGGGCACAAAGATTTTCCCAGCTAACTTTAGCTCCTCCTGTCTTGGTTATATCTCCTTTCCAAATGAACCGAGTTAGGATGCGTTGGATAGCTTTGTGAGTAGTACCTGGCAGAATTAAATGCTTCGACCAATAAGCTTGAATGGACAGAAGAACAGCTCTGGTTAGTTGTACTCTTGAGACTGAAGATAGAAACCGTATCGTCTGTGAGGTAATTTTAGCTGTGATGCGCTCTATAAGAGGAATAAAGTCGTTAATAGAGAGTTTTGAAGAGCTAAGAGGAACTCCCAAGAATTTGACCGGGAGAGTACCATGCGTAACAGCAAAGTTGACCTCAAACTAGCTTTGGACTTCTTCATTGCAGTTATAGAAGAAAACCGTACTCTTGTGAAGGCTTGGGGATAGACCATTGAACACGGCGAAATTGTGAATACAAGACATAAGATGATTGATAGAGTGCTTGTCACCATGGGAAAATAATAGAACATCATCTGCAAAGAGCAGATGAGTAATTTGCATCCTTTTACATTTCCAGTGATATTGGAAGTTTGAAGGAGTTATAGCAAGCATGCAAGAAAGCATGTTCATCCCAATTACGAACAAATAAGGGGACACCGGGTCTCCTTGGCGAAGCCCTTTAGCACCTTTAAAATAACCTTGCAGAGTCCTATTAACTTTCACCGAGAAGCGAGTAGTTGAAATACAAGCGAAGATCCAACTTAGAAACTTAGGGGGAAATCTTAGCCTTTTAAGAGCTGGCATGATAAATCCCAGCTAATGGAGTCAAAGGCCTTATGGAGGTCAATTTTTAAAGCACACTTAGGATTACCAGAGTCACGGTTGTATCCTCGAAAGAGTTCTTGAGCCATTAAGATGTTATCTGAAATAGATCTACTGGAAATGAAAGCTGACTGAGAATCATTCACCAGATGTGGCATTAAAGCTTTCATTCTATTAGCTATGATCTTGGATATGCATTTATACATAATTGAGCATAAAGAAATTGGCCTAAACTCTTTCATGCTAACTGGGTTACTGACCTTGGGAATTAAAGCTATAGAAGTGGAATTGACACCCAGATGCATGTTGGAAGTTGCAAAAAAATGTTGAACTGCCTTGCAGAAATCTGGACCAATAATTTCCAAATCTTCCAAAAAGACCTCTGCTGTAAACCCATCTGGACCAGGGGATTTATTGCGAGGCATGGCTTTGAGCGTTGCCAGAATAATTTCCCCAATGACTGGTTGCTCTAAAGATGCAGCTTGGGCTTTCGTGATGACATTACACTCTAGGTGTTCAAAGTCATTATGAGTAACCGGAGAGCGATAGCCTAAAGAGTTAGAGAAAAAGTCAACTGCTACTTGAGAGACATTCTTGTGGCCAAAGACAACAGTCCCATCTGCATTTTGGAGAGCCAAAATTTTATTAGTATTCCAATTGGCCTTGGTTTGATTAAAGAAATAGCTGTTGTTACCATCCCCAAGCTCCAACCATTGAGATCTAGAGTTTTGGTGAAGTAAAGACTCCTCTGTTGATAAAGCATCTTCCAGGAGTTTAACTGCTTCCCACTCCTTAATGAGAAGCTGATCATCGAGATGATTATACTTAAGTAGATCTTGAATGTCATGAATAGTAGCTCGAGCTGAGTGAACCAGAGTATGGAAATTACCATGAGCTTTATTGAGCTTTACCAGCTCTCCTTTAACCAACTTAAGTTTCTTACAAAAAATACCCATAGGATCACCATGACAAGTAGTGTTCCACGCACTCTGAACAAGGTTGAGAAAACTTGGGAGAGAAGACATGTAGTTGAAGAATTGAAAAGGTTTAGGTAACCTATCCAGAACCATAGGAACTGTTAGAAATAATTGATTATGATCCATGATACCTCTAGGTTTTACCTCGACCATGCTCTCTGTATCAGTAGAGAACCAAAAGcttgttggaataatcttaaatttagttattaattatttgtttatttaattattagatatttagcaatagattaattattagagaaaaatattattttagaattgtttagtagtggggtagtggagttatggagtaaattatggacatgtaatttacccattaattagtagtggttagttttagtaatagttagttttaatatgtttgtaaagtctatataatggctagtttaccttgagttttagaagaagaaaaaaaaacaacAAATATAGCAGTATAAGTTCTCTGCAaaaaaaatgtaggtgtctttttCTCTAAGTTTTTCCAACATGGCATCAGAGCTATATGTTCTAGGGCTTGTGAGACTCTTATAaaaatacatacatttatatatatatatatatattaagtatttaTCTGAGATTTCAAATGGCATTAAAAATTTCTCCATATATATTTAGTGAAATATCAAGATGAAATGGTACGtggaaaaagaaaagagaagcaAGAATAAAAATGAAGGAGGAACATGAGCGGTGGAAATAATGAGAAAGATATCATGACACAAGAGGCCATGaaagaaattttattttagagttgtggagagaaagtgctccaaagtgtttttggagagaaagtgctccaaagtgtttttgatgagatagtgcatcaaaattgatggtggtgagaagtgcatcacaggcgaagagaaagtgct
The sequence above is drawn from the Apium graveolens cultivar Ventura chromosome 2, ASM990537v1, whole genome shotgun sequence genome and encodes:
- the LOC141685998 gene encoding uncharacterized protein LOC141685998, with product MVEVKPRGIMDHNQLFLTVPMVLDRLPKPFQFFNYMSSLPSFLNLVQSAWNTTCHGDPMGIFCKKLKLVKGELVKLNKAHGNFHTLVHSARATIHDIQDLLKYNHLDDQLLIKEWEAVKLLEDALSTEESLLHQNSRSQWLELGDGNNSYFFNQTKANWNTNKILALQNADGTVVFGHKNVSQVAVDFFSNSLGYRSPVTHNDFEHLECNVITKAQAASLEQPVIGEIILATLKAMPRNKSPGPDGFTAEVFLEDLEIIGPDFCKAVQHFFATSNMHLGVNSTSIALIPKVSNPVSMKEFRPISLCSIMYKCISKIIANRMKALMPHLVNDSQSAFISSRSISDNILMAQELFRGYNRDSERITAKITSQTIRFLSSVSRVQLTRAVLLSIQAYWSKHLILPGTTHKAIQRILTRFIWKGDITKTGGAKVSWENLCAPKEVGGLGLKNAVDWNRAQILLLLCRIVFKHKSLWVQWILKTAFHNKIFWTMKIPTDCSWIWCKVLKLRDIARQHLIFKMGNGKAFSFWFAPWWNNTCLVTSKKDLAISQLKLAAHTSVEHLISTGAWCILEINQRIHHIDPRLRHWLQTFDRPAFDLEKEDKIQWGEFDLCKIKTRHIWDSIRFRNSAVTWYKFV